In Periplaneta americana isolate PAMFEO1 chromosome 4, P.americana_PAMFEO1_priV1, whole genome shotgun sequence, one DNA window encodes the following:
- the LOC138698931 gene encoding zinc finger protein 512B-like, with product YGHGGQSTPGIYGHGGLSTSAAHGNGGLSIPAIYSHGGLNTPAVFGHGDLSTSVTLGHGATNTPTALDHASLSPSATLGHGGLITSAALGHGGINPSGAFGSGLGTSAVLFHRGLSTSTALGQPGLASGLGVGQNSGVGNGGVPVNFITQTVPVPVPQPYTVPVTRAVSVPVGVPVAVARPVPVPVPVFQPVPITVTRRVPVTVHRLVPVPVFQPVAVPVARPYAVPVPQPVPVPVSQPVPVVQPVTINVPVPNVVASGNSEGAGTNGDSGSQRGASYLSSGGYSKH from the coding sequence TATGGTCACGGAGGACAAAGCACTCCTGGAATATATGGTCACGGAGGACTAAGTACTTCTGCGGCACATGGTAACGGAGGACTAAGTATTCCTGCAATATATAGTCACGGAGGACTAAATACTCCTGCAGTATTTGGACATGGAGATCTGAGTACTTCTGTAACACTTGGCCACGGAGCTACAAACACTCCTACAGCTCTTGACCATGCAAGTCTGAGTCCGTCTGCGACACTGGGACACGGAGGACTAATTACTTCTGCTGCACTTGGTCACGGAGGTATCAATCCCTCTGGAGCATTTGGAAGCGGACTAGGTACTTCTGCAGTACTTTTTCACAGAGGTCTCAGTACTTCGACAGCCCTTGGTCAACCTGGACTCGCCTCAGGATTGGGGGTCGGACAGAACAGCGGCGTCGGAAACGGTGGTGTGCCGGTCAACTTTATCACTCAAACAGTGCCAGTTCCTGTACCTCAGCCGTACACTGTACCAGTCACCAGAGCCGTTTCTGTACCTGTCGGCGTCCCTGTGGCTGTCGCTAGACCTGTTCCTGTCCCCGTACCTGTTTTTCAACCCGTTCCCATCACCGTCACCAGACGAGTTCCAGTTACTGTACACAGACTTGTCCCTGTGCCTGTATTCCAACCTGTCGCTGTCCCTGTGGCTCGACCATATGCCGTGCCTGTTCCTCAGCCTGTACCAGTACCAGTATCTCAACCCGTCCCTGTGGTTCAGCCAGTCACTATAAATGTCCCTGTTCCTAATGTGGTGGCATCTGGTAACTCTGAAGGAGCTGGTACTAACGGTGACAGTGGGAGTCAAAGGGGAGCTAGTTACCTCTCCTCTGGAGGATACAGCAAGCACTga